A single region of the Roseivivax sp. THAF197b genome encodes:
- a CDS encoding glycosyltransferase family 4 protein, with amino-acid sequence MSLTNFRLELLRRMVDLGHEVRAFAPDITPETARELQSIGVSHHEIPMSRAGINPREDMTTLRVLTDELRSFRPDVVLPYTMKPIIYGNIAARRAGVKRRYALFTGLGYAFSEEAPTGKRALVRFLAIWLYRRALKNLDLGFVYNPVEEADIRRFGLVPPDVALLQVPGSGVDLSRYENCPQPDGPVRFLMIARLLKSKGIDIYVEAARILRDRGIMAEVTLLGPLDANPDSYRPCDVEAWQAENILTYLGATDDVRPFIKAASVIVLPAIHREGMPRTVLEGMSMGRAVITTDVPGCAHSIIDGEDGFIVPAGDAVALADAMQRLATEQGLAAAMGTSGRQRAEQVFDVHIVNKTLLTAMGLEGTAP; translated from the coding sequence ATGTCGCTGACGAATTTCCGGCTCGAATTGCTGCGCCGCATGGTCGATCTTGGCCATGAGGTTCGGGCCTTTGCGCCGGATATCACGCCCGAGACAGCCCGGGAATTGCAGAGCATCGGCGTTTCCCATCATGAAATTCCGATGTCGCGTGCAGGGATCAACCCTCGCGAAGACATGACCACTTTGCGCGTTCTGACCGACGAGCTGCGGTCCTTCCGGCCGGATGTCGTTCTGCCCTATACGATGAAGCCGATCATCTACGGCAATATCGCAGCGCGGCGCGCGGGCGTGAAACGGCGATACGCGCTGTTTACCGGGCTCGGCTATGCCTTTTCCGAAGAAGCGCCGACCGGGAAGCGCGCGCTCGTTCGCTTTCTGGCAATCTGGCTTTATCGGCGGGCATTGAAAAACCTGGATCTGGGCTTTGTCTACAATCCGGTGGAGGAAGCCGATATTCGGCGTTTCGGGCTGGTGCCGCCCGATGTGGCGCTGCTTCAGGTTCCGGGCTCCGGCGTCGATCTGTCCCGCTATGAGAATTGCCCCCAGCCCGACGGGCCGGTCCGGTTCCTGATGATTGCCCGTCTGCTCAAGAGCAAAGGCATCGACATCTATGTGGAGGCGGCGCGCATTCTTCGCGATCGCGGCATCATGGCAGAGGTGACGCTTCTTGGCCCTCTCGACGCCAATCCCGATTCCTATCGCCCTTGCGATGTCGAAGCCTGGCAGGCGGAGAATATCCTGACCTATCTCGGGGCGACGGATGATGTCCGGCCCTTCATCAAGGCGGCCTCCGTCATCGTGTTGCCCGCCATTCACCGCGAAGGAATGCCGCGCACCGTTCTTGAGGGCATGAGCATGGGGCGGGCGGTGATCACCACCGATGTTCCGGGATGCGCGCATAGCATCATCGACGGCGAGGACGGCTTTATCGTGCCTGCAGGCGATGCGGTGGCGCTGGCCGATGCCATGCAGCGCCTCGCAACCGAACAGGGCCTCGCCGCGGCGATGGGAACAAGCGGCAGGCAGCGCGCAGAGCAGGTATTCGACGTGCATATCGTGAACAAGACATTGCTGACGGCGATGGGTCTGGAGGGAACGGCGCCATGA